A stretch of DNA from Spirosoma endbachense:
CGGCAGGCGACTGGCAGGTAAGAATTTTCTCCAGAACGTCGGTATCATCGAATAATCTGGCTTTCTCAGCCATCATGTACTGCTCAGCCGACCTATACTGTACTCCATTTACGTCAAACGGAGCGACCCACCACTGGCTAAAGCAGGACTCCCCTATTCGTCCGTCTTTACGTGGTTGATGCCCCCAGAAAAATAGGTATTTAAGCCGTGCTGATTGCTCGTATTTCTCCAGCAGCCAGTTCATCGTGTACTTCATTGCATTACACCATCAGCAGTCGCCAAATCCCTGAAATCAAGAGCAGCAGCAAGCCAACCGGCGTCAGCACTTTCCAGCACAGAAACATCATCTGATCGACACGAACGCGCGGAAATGTCCAGCGGACCCACATCTGCAACAGTACCGCCAGAAATACTTTAGAAAGCAACCAGAAAGCAGCGGTCAGATTTCCCCAAACCGTACCGGGTGAACCGCTTGTCCAGTCGGCCAGCCGAATCGGCCCAATGTTGGGTAAGGGCGTGTTCCAGCTACCCAGAAACAATACCGCGCCCAGGAATGATACCAGCAACATCATGGCATATTCGGAAAGGTAGAGCAGCGCAAAACGCATTCCTGAATATTCGGTATGAAAGCCGCCAACGATCTCTGATTCGCCTTCGGGCAAATCGAAGGGTGCCCGGTTAGATTCGGCCAGCGTGCAGATAAAAAACACAACATAAGCCACCAGTAAAAATGGATTTCGCAGGATATTCCAGGAAAAAATGCCCCCCCAGCCCGTTACGTCGATACCCGTCGCTTTCAGGCCAAAGAGATAATTCGTTTCGTGCGTGAATATGCCTTGCTGAAAACTGATCTCCTGTAGGTTTAGCGTCTGACAGATCATTACGACACTGAGAATAGTCAGTCCCAGTGGAATTTCGTAGGAGATAATCTGTGCCACCGACCGCATGGCGCCAAAGAGCGAGTACTTGTTATTGGAACCCCAGCCAGCCATCAGGATACCGACAACATCGAACGAAACGATGGCCATCAGATAAAACACCCCAACGGCCGCATCGGAACCCTGCAAATCGGGTGTAAGCGGCAGTACGGC
This window harbors:
- a CDS encoding complex I subunit 1/NuoH family protein translates to MLALPIFLAIASGFVVVGVYTERKVSAFMQDRLGPMETGKWGLLQLFADLLKLLQKEDIVPTAADRRLFLLAPAVIFASVFAGFAVLPLTPDLQGSDAAVGVFYLMAIVSFDVVGILMAGWGSNNKYSLFGAMRSVAQIISYEIPLGLTILSVVMICQTLNLQEISFQQGIFTHETNYLFGLKATGIDVTGWGGIFSWNILRNPFLLVAYVVFFICTLAESNRAPFDLPEGESEIVGGFHTEYSGMRFALLYLSEYAMMLLVSFLGAVLFLGSWNTPLPNIGPIRLADWTSGSPGTVWGNLTAAFWLLSKVFLAVLLQMWVRWTFPRVRVDQMMFLCWKVLTPVGLLLLLISGIWRLLMV